In the Sandaracinus amylolyticus genome, CAGCTCGAGCGCACGCACCCCGCGCTGGTCCGCCACGTCGTGCCCAAGCCGATCGCGCTGCCGCTCCTCGCCGACGTGCTGCGCCGCCTGGTCTCCGAGGGCGTCTCGATCCGCCCGCTCCGCGAGATCCTCGAGGCCCTCGCGGTCGCGAGCACGAGCGATGCGGCCGTGCTCGCGGACTCGCTTCGCGTCGCGCTGCGCCGACACCTCACGCACGGGCACGCCGCCGAGGGCGTGCTCGAGGTGCTCGTGCTCGACCCCGAGATCGAGGAGACCTTGCGCGATGGCCTGCAGCGCAGCGGCGCGCTCGCGCTGCCGCCCTCGATCGCGCGCGATGTCGTCGCCGTCGTGCGACGTGCGGTCTCGTCGCGCGAGGGTCGCGTCCCACCGCTGCTCACGCAGCCCGACGTGCGCCGTCCGCTGCGCCGCCTGCTCGAGGTCGAGCTCCCCGACGTCGCCGTCCTCGCGTACACGGAGCTCGACCCCGCCGTCACCGTGAAGACCGTCGGGCGGGTCGCGTTGTGAACGCCGGGTCACGTCGAGCGCACCGCGGTTGTCGATCGCGGTCGAGTCGAGCGGGATCCCCATCGAAAACGCGAGGCAACGCAGCTAGCATCGCGTGGCACCAGAGTTGCTCGACCGCGACGCCAGTGCCGCTGGCCCGCCTCCACCGGGGGTTCGACTCGCGATGACCAACCGCATCCTTTGTGCTCTTTCCGTCCTCGGCGTCGCCGCCGTGCTCCTCGCGCCTTCGATGCGCGCCGAGGCTCAGTGCCGGCCCGACGACATTTTCTGCGCGGAGCTCCGCATCGGCCCCGCGCAGCCGCCTCCTCCGCCGCCGCCGGTGATCGTGCAGCCGCCGCCTCCGCCGGTGGTCGTGCAGCCGCCGCCTCCGCCGGTGGTCGTTCAGCCGCCGCAGCCGCCGGTGGTGATCGTGCAGCCGGCCCAGCCGCCCCCGCCTCCGCGCGTGGTCGTGGTGCGCCCGGTGCAGCCGCCGCCCCCGCACGTGGTGCAGGTGCAGGTCGAGCGCCGTCGCGTGGTGCGCTACGAGCTCGTGCCCGAGTTCGACGTCGGCGTGCACATCGCGCTCGCCGGTCTGATGACCGAGAACGTCGGGATGGGCGGCTTCCAGGGCGCGTTCCGTTTGCGCCCGATCCGTCACCTCGCGATCGACATCGGGTCGGGCATCTTCGGCGGCGAGAGCCTCAACTACGGCGCCGACAGCGGCGGTCGCTGGGAGGTTCCCTTCACCGTCGACATGCTCTTCTTCTTCAACCCGCAGCACCGCTTCCAGGTCTACGCGCTCGTCGGTGCGGGCGTGTCGATCGCGGGTCAGGAGACGCGTCTCGGCGAGCGTCAGCTCGAGTACGTGGGCGGTGAGGCCGGTCTCGGCTTCGAGTGGCGCATCGGCCGCCACTTCGCGCTCAACCTCGATGCGCGCGGCTTCCTCCGCCAGCACGTGGGCGACGACGGCTACGAGTTCGTGCGCCGTGGCGAGGACGGCGAGCTCGAGGGCACGAACCTCTCGGGCGGCTTCTACGGCACCGTCGGCATGACCTTCTACTTCGGCGGGTGAAGCCGCGCCGCGGGTCGAGAGCCCCTCGAACGTCGAACGCCCCGATCTCCTCGCGGAGGTCGGGGCGTCGTGCGTTTCACTTCCGGTTCAGCAGCCGGCTGATGAGGCCCTTGGGCTGCGTTCCCGGCGGCGGGGGAGGCGGCTGCGACGAGGGCAGCGGCGGCGGGATCTGAGAGCGCGGGATGCGGCCCTCGCCGTCGTCGCTCGAGCCCACGCTCGACTCGCCCTCGCCGAGCTCGAGGTCGTCGAGCACCAGCACGTCCTCGTCGATCATCAGCTCGAACTCGCCCGAGGGAGGCATGTCCGAGGGCTCGACCGCATTCGAGAGCGAGTCGCCCACGATCGAGTCGAGCTGCGCGTCGAGCACGTCGCCCGGCGGGCGCGGCGGCAGCGAGCTGCGCGGCGCGAGCGGGTCGCCGAAGAGCGCGGTCGCGTCGCCGTCGTCGTCGAGCGGACGGCTGCCGTCGGCGCCGTGCCCTCCCGCCGCGAGCGCCTCCTGGAGATCCGCGCCGAGCAGGTCCGCGAGGTCCTGGTGCGCCGCGGGCTCGGCCTCGGGGCGGGGATCGTCGAAGAGATCCGCGAGCGGGCCCGGAGCGACGCTGGCCGGAGCCGCGTCGTCGAAGAGGTTCGCGAGCGGTCGATCGTCGCGGGTGGCCGGCGGCGGGAGCACGACCTCGCCGGTCGGCTCCTCGCCGATGACCTCGTCGCTCGTGAGCAGCGCGTTCTCGAGGCTGTTGGGGTCGCGGACGTCGGTCGTGTCCTCGAACGCCTCGACCGCAGGTGCGCCCGGCGGCGTGGTGTCGGGGACCGGCGCCTCGGAGGGCGGGCGCGGCGGGCGCACCGACGGGGCACGCGCCGGAGCCGGCGGGATGTCGCGAGCCTGCGCCGCGGCGGCGCGGATCGCGGCCACGCGCGCGGCGATCGCGGGCGACGCGTCGGTGGGCTCTTCCTCGACCGGCGGCTCGATCGGCCGGCGCGCCGCGGGCGGATCCTCCACGTCGAGCTCGAGCACCGGCGGCAGCGCTGCGCCGCGGAGGATCTCGTCGGGCAGCTCCACGAGCCCCGACCCGTCCTCGGGGGGCGGCTCGATCGGCGCGGGGCGCTCCCACGTCGCGGGCTTCGCGACCATCCCCGGCGGCGGCACCGTCTCGACGCGCGGCGCCGCAGGGATGCTCGCAGGGCGCGGGAAGCTCGACGGCGCTCGGGCCGGCGCCGGCGGGCGCGGCGGAGGCTTCGCGGTGAGGGGCCGTGCCGGCGGAGGCGGCGTGGGCGGCCGGGCGCGCGGCGGCTCGGCGACCGGCGCCGTGGCCTCGGCCGGCGCGGGCTCGGATCGCGACCGCTCGGAGAGGCCGTCGAGCACGGCGTCGATGGCGTCCAGCGCGCTCGGCGCGCCGTCGCGCGCGCGCTGGATCACGGCACCGAGCAGCTCGTCGCTCTTGCCGAACGACGCCAGCTCGCGGTCGACGTCGGCGAGCCGCTCCGGGGTACCCATGCGGGCGTCGATGTTGCCTCGGAACTAGGGGCGCCGTAAAGGCCGACGTCGTGCCGGCGGGGGCGGCTCGAGCTCCGGCTCGAGGTAGCGGCGCACCAGCGTCTTGAGCTCCTCGCGCATCGCGCCGCGCAGCGAGGGCGCGCTGCGCGAGGACACGAACATCGTCGACGCGAAGGTCTGCACGATCACGGTCGCGAGCAGGCGCGGGCGGCGCTCCGGGAGGTGCGGCGCGCGCGTCTCGAGGAGCTGCGCGAGGCGCTCGATCATCGCGCGGGTGAGCGCGTCGTCGCGCTCCTGGTAGACCGGGTAGAGCGCGAAGTTCACCACGACCGCGCGGAACGCGGGATCGCTCCCGTGCAGCGCCGCGAACGCGTCGACCGCGCCGTCGATCAGGGTGGGCCACGGCACGTCGTCGGGCACCGTCGCGAAGAGCGCGTCGAACGCCTCGCGCGAGCGCTCGAGCGTGCGCTCCGCGACCGCGTCGAAGAGCGCGGTCTTGTTCGGGAAGAACTGATAGACCGAGCCGATCGACGTCTCGGCGCGCTCCGCGATCCCCTCGACCGTCGTCGCCTCGAAGCCCGCCTCCGCGAAGAGCGTCGCGGCGGCGTCGAGGATCGCGTCGTAGCGACGCCGGCTGCGCGCCTGCACCGGCACGCGCCGCTCTTTCTCGCTGTCGCCGGGTCTCGCCACGGGGAGGTTGCGCGAATGTGAGGCACCTCTCACGTTTCGTCGAACGTGAGGCGAGCCTCACGTTCTGCTCCGACGCCCAGGGGAGGTGCGAGATGGACGCGAGGCCCTACGAGTCGATGCCGACACTGCCCGGGGCGCTGCCGCTGCTCGGGCACTGGCCCGAGATCATCCACGACGTCTTCGGGTTCCTCGAGCGCGCCGCAGAGCGCGCCGACGTGGTGGGCGTGCGCTTCGTCCACCAGCGCGCGGTCATCACCCACGACCCCGCGATGATCCAGCACGTGCTCCAGCAGAGCCCGCGCCTCTACACCAAGAGCCGCAACTACGCGGGCATGAAGAAGGTCGTGGGCGAGGGACTGCTCACGAGCGAGGGCGAGTTCTGGAAGCGGCAGCGCAAGCTCGCGCAGCCCGCGTTCCATCACGCGAAGCTGCGCGGGATCACGCGCACGATGGTCAGCGCGACCGAGGACATGCTCGCGCGCTGGCGCACCTGGGAGGACGGGCAGCCCTTCGACCTCCACGAGGAGATGATGCGCGTCACGCTGCGCATCGCGGGGCTCTCGCTCTTCGGCGCGGATCTCGACGGAGACGCGCGCGAGATCGGCTCGGCGCTCGGCGTGATCCTCCCGTGGGTCAACGGGATCATCCAGGACCCGTTCCGTCCGCCGCTCTGGGTCCCGACCCGCGAGAACCGCGCGCTGCGCGAGGCGCTCGCGACGCTCGATCGGCTCGTGTACCGCATCGTCGAGGAGCGCCGCCGCAACGACCCCGAGCACACGCGCGACGATCTGCTCTCGATGTTGATGGGCGCGGTCGACGAGGGCGGCGGGCGCATGACCGATCGGCAGCTGCGCGACGAGATCCTCACCGCGGTGCTCGCGGGGCACGAGACGACGGCGAACGCGCTCGCGTGGACCGGCATGTTGCTCGCGCGGCATCCCGACGTGGGTGCGCGCGTCGAGCGCGAGGCGAGCGCCGTGCTCGGGGATCGATCGCCGAGCGTCGACGATCTGACGAAGCTCGAGCTCTGCGATCGTGTGGTGAGCGAGTCGTTGCGCCTGTACCCGCCGGCGTGGGAGTTCGAGCGCGAGGCGATCGCCGACGACGTCGCGGCGGGGTGGCGCATCCCGAAGGGCACGGTCGTGATGATCGCGCCGTGGACGCTGCATCGCTCTCCGCGCTTCTGGGACGACCCCGCGCGCTTCGATCCCGATCGCTTCCTGCCCGAGCGCTCGGTCGGACGGCCGCGCTACGTGTACCTGCCCTTCGGCGACGGACCGCGCGTGTGCATCGGCAAGGCGTTCGCGATGATGGAGGCGAAGCTCTTGCTCGCGATGATGGCGCGCGAGGTGCGCTTCGAGCTCGAGCCCGGCGCGCACGTGCGCCCCGAGCCGAGCGTGACGCTCCGTGCGCGGGGCGGCGTGCCGATGCGGTTCCGGCGCGTCGCCTCCGCCGCGCGCTTCCTCGATCAGACCACGAGCGCGTAGACGCGCTGCACCGCGTCCCCGAGCTTGCTCGGGTCGGTGCCGCCCGCCTGCGCGAAGTCGGGACGGCCGCCGCCGCCTCCGCCGACCACCGCGGCGGCGTCCTTCACGATGTCGCCCGCCTTGAAGCGGCTCGTGACGTCCTTGCTGACGCTGCACGCGAGGATCGCCTTGCCGTCCTTGGTCGCCGAGCCGAGCAGCACCACCGCGGGCGCGAGCTTGTCGCGCAGCTGATCCGCGAGCTCGCGCAGCGCCTTCGCATCGCCGAGATCGACGGTCGCGCCGAGCACCTTCACGCCCGCCTGCTCGCGCGCCTGCGCGGTCAGATCGCCGCCGCCCGCGCCGCCGCTCACCAGCTTGTGCTGCAGGCGCTCGATCTCGCGCTGCAGCTCCTTCTGGGTCGCGAGGAGCTTCTCGACCTTCTCCTTCGCCTGCGAGGGCGTGCCCTTGAGCAGCGCCGCGGTCTCGCCGAGATCGCGCTCGAGGCCGCGCGCCCACGTGAGCGCGCCGCGTCCCGTGACCGCCTCGATGCGGCGCACGCCCGCGGCGACGCCGCCCTCGCTGACGATCTTGAAGAGCCCGATGTCGCCGGTGCGCGACGCGTGGGTGCCGCCGCAGAGCTCGATCGAGTCGCTCGTCATGCGCAGCATGCGCACGACCTCGCCGTACTTCTCCTCGAAGATGCCGATGGCGCCCTTCGCCTTCGCCTCGGCCATCGGGAGCACCTCGGTCTCGATCGGCGCGTTGAGCAGCACCTTCTCGTTCACGAGGTCCTCGATGCGCTGCACCTCGTCGAGCGTGAGCGGGCGCGAGCCCGAGTAGTCGAAGCGCAGGCGATCGGGCGACACCAGCGAGCCCTTCTGGAGCGCCGCCGGGCCGAGCACGGTGCGCAGCGCGTAGTGCAGCAGGTGCGTCGCGCTGTGGTTGCGGCGCGTCGCGCTGCGGCGGGTGTGATCGACCTCGAGCTCGACCTTCGCGCCCACCTCGAGCGTGCCCTTGGTGAGCTTGCCCTGGTGCACGAAGAGGCCCTCGACCGGCTTCTGGGTGTCGCGCACCTCGAACGTCGCGTCGCCCGCGCGGATCACGCCGCGGTCGCCGACCTGGCCGCCGCTCTCGCCGTAGAACGGCGTGCTCTTGGTGACGATCTCGCCCTCGTCGCCCTCGCGCAGCACCTGCACCTCGGCACCGCCCGCGACGAGCGCGGTGATCGTCGAGGTGTCGCGCTCGCGCTCGTAGCCGGTGAACTGGGTCGCGCCGACGCGCTGCGCGATCGCGTAGTGCACTGCGGCGACGCCCTCGCCCGAGCGGATCGGGCCGCCACCGCCGCGGCTGCGGTCGCGGGCCTCCTCGCGCTCCGCCTTGTAGCCGTCCTCGTCGACGGTGAAGCCCTGCTCGCGCCCGATCTGCTGCTGCAGATCGAGCGGGAAGCCGAACGTGTCGTGCAGCCTGAACGCCGCCGCGCCGCCGAGCGTCGCCTTGCCGTCGGTCTCTTCGTGCAGGAGCTCGAGCCCGCGCTTGAGCGTCTGGCGGAAGCCGCGCTCCTCGTTCTGCGTGACGTCGGCGATCGCGTCGCGACGCTCGCGGAGCTCGGGATACTGCTCGCCCATCAGGTCGACGACGCGCAGCGCCACCTCGTGGAGGAAGAGCCGCTCGATGCCGAGCATGTGCCCGAAGCGGATCGCGCGGCGCATGATCGAGCGCAGCACGCTCTCGCGGCCCGCCTTGTCGGGGAAGACGCCCTCCGCGATGCAGAACGCGGTCGCCCGCGCGTGATCCGCGATCACACGCATCGCGACGTCGTCGCGCGACATCGTGCCGCCGTAGGGCTTGCCGCTGATCTGCGACGCGAGCTCGACCAGCGGGCGCAGCAGGTCGGTGTCGTAGTTCGACACGACGCCCTGCACCGCCGCGGTGATGCGCTCGAGGCCCATGCCGGTGTCGACGCTCTGCGCGGGGAGCGGCGTGAGCGTGCCGTCCTCGAAGCGCTCGAACTGCATGAACACGTTGTTCCAGATCTCGACCCAGCCCGCGCCGTCTTCGCCCGGCTCCTGGCCGAACTTCGCGAGGTCGGGCTCGCCTGCGCCCATCCAGAAATGGATCTCGGTGCAGGGGCCGCAGGGACCGGTCTCGCCCATCGACCAGAAGTTGTCGGCCTTGCCGAGGCGGATGATCCGCTCCGGCCCGAAGCCCGTGACCTCCGCCCAGATCTGCGCGGCCTCGTCGTCCGCGGGCAGCCCGGGCTCGCCCTCGAACACCGTGACGACGAGCTTCTCCTTCGGCAGCGCGCAGGTGCCGACCACGAACTCCCACGCCCACTTGATCGCGTCGCGCTTGAAATAGTCGCCGAACGAGAAGTTCCCGAGCATCTCGAAGAACGTGTGGTGGCGCGCGGTCACGCCCACGTTGTCGAGGTCGTTGTGCTTGCCCTTGACGCGCATGCACTTCTGCGACGTCGTCGCGCGCTTGTACGGGCGCTGATCCTTGCCGGTGAAGACGTCCTTGAACTGCACCATCCCGGCGTTCGCGAAGTACAGCGTCGGGTCGTTCGGCGGGACCAGCGGCCCGCTCGGAAGGCGGGTGTGGCCGCGCTCCTCGAAGTGACGCAGGAACGCTTCGCGGATCTCTCGAGAGGTCTTCATCGTCGGCTCTTCGGGTCGGGTCGCAAGTTGTGAAGCCGGTGAAACTGCCCGGCAACGTGGGTGGTCTCGAGCTTCGGGCTTCCGCGCTCGTGGAGCTGGATGCGGGCGCGCCGCACTCTAAGTGATCGCACCGGCGCCGGGGGGCGTCGTGGCTCCGTGGTCGGGAGCCGGGGGGCGCGATGCGACCGTCGTTCGATGATTCGGAGAGCGAGCCAGGGGGGCTCCGCTCGGGGGTTCGGCGTTCCGGGGCCGAAGATCCGCGCATCGCGCACGCGCTCGGTCGCGTGGGGCGCATCGTGCGGCGGAAGTGGCGGCTCGACGCGTTGCTCGGGATGGGCGGGATGGCGGCGGTGTACGCGGCGACGCACCGCAACGGGCACCGCGTCGCGCTGAAGCTGCTGCACCCGTGGCTGCTGGCGTGGCCCGACGCGCGCGAGCGCTTCCTGCGCGAGAGCTACGTGGCGAACTCGATCGCGCACCCCGGCGTCGTGCCGGTCGCCGACGACGACGAGGCGGAGGACGGCGCGCCCTTCCTCGTGATGGAGCTGCTGCACGGCGAGAGCCTCGAGGATCGGATCGCGCGGCTCGGGCCGATGTCGTTCTCGGAGGCGCTGCTCGTCGCGAACGATCTGCTCGACGTGCTCGCCGCGGCGCACGCCGCGAGCGTCGTGCACCGCGACGTGAAGCCCGACAACGTGTTCCTCGAGCGCGCCCAGCCGCGCGGGCGACTGCGGCTGCTCGACTTCGGGATCGCGCGGCTGCGCGAGATCGCGGGCGAGGGCGCCGAGACGCGGCAGGGCGTGCTGCTCGGGACGCCGGCGTACATGTCGCCCGAGCAGGCGCTCGGGCAGTGGAACCGCGTCGATGCGCGCACCGATCTGTGGGCGGTGGGCGCGACGCTGTTCGCGATGATCTCGGGGCGCCCGCCGCGACGCGGCGACGACGTGCGCGCGCTGATCGCGGCGTCGCAGGAGCCGCTGCCCGATCTGCGCGACCTGGTGCCCGACGTGCCCGAGCCGCTCGCGAAGCTGGTCGCGAAGGCGACCGCGTACGATCGCGACGCGCGCTTCGCCGACGCGGTGCGCATGCGGGAGGCGGTCGATCGCTGCCGCCGCGAGATCTCGGTGACCGACACCGCGATCTCGCTCGGCCGTCTCGCGCAGACGATCGGGGGCGCGCCGAAGCCGGCCGCGCCGCCCGACACCCAGGAGTTCGAGCGGGCCGATCTCGCGCTCTCGAGCTCGACCCCGTTCGACGACGAGGACCCGACGCACTTCGAGCCGATCGCGGAAGCGCTCGCGGTGCTGCGCGCGCCGGTCGGCGAGGACGATCCCACGGCGTTCCTCACGCGCGGCGCGGTCGTGCAGGCGATGGCCGAGAGCACGCGCGCCGAGGTGGAGCGAGCGTGCGCGGTGAGCGTCGCGCTCCCGCAGGCGGCAGCGCCCCCGCCGCCTTCGACGAGCGCCCCGGTCCCCCCGCCGGTGCGCCCGACGTTCGAGCTCGATGCGCGATGGGTCGTCGCGATCGTGCTCGCGCTGCTCGCGATCGCGGGCGTGATCGGGCTGGTGGTGAGCCGGCTCTCGCGCTGACTGCGCCTGCGAACGCCTCTCGATCCCGGCGGAATCACGTCGATCGGAGAAAGCCCCGTCGTTTCCGGCGGTTACCATCCGGTGCGCGGCGACGGCGTCGACCCGCTGCGTGCGTGCACGGACCGCCTGCACGCCTGCACGAGAGCACCGCGCGCGTGCACGAGGCCACCGTGCGCGTGGACGAGGCCACCGTGCGCGTGGACGAGCCCACCGCGAGCGTGCACGAGCCCACCGTGCGCGTGCACGAGCCCACCGCGGACGTGTACGAGCCCACCACGCGCCTGCACGAGCCCGCCGCGCGTCTGCACGAGCCCGTCGCGCGTCTGCGTGCGCTCATCGCGCGTCTGCACAACGCCACCGCGCGTCCGCCTGAACGCGCTGCGCGTCCTTCGGGGTCTCGACGAACCGTGTTCGTCGCCGTCCACGACCACGTCAACGTCGTGATCGTCGACGTGATCGTGGTCGGCTTTCGCGGTCGTCCCTACCGGAACGCGTAGCCGAGGTACACGCCCCAGCGGAGGTAGTGATCGACGGCGGTCTCGCGGACGCCGCCGATCACGTTGCCCGACGCATCGACCGGCCACGGCTCCCAGAGGTTGTCGTCCATGTACTGCTGATCGGGCGGGAGCTCGGGGCATCCCGCCGGCGTCGCGCAGCCGACCTGACCGCGGTACGTCGTCTGGAACTGGAAGTACTCGAAGCGCACCGCGACGAACGCGCCCTCGGCGAGCCACGTCGCCTCGTGCCGGAGCTCGGCGCCCACGAGCACTCCGTTCGCGGGGCCGGTCTCGATGCCCCACACCTCGCGGGTCTTCGCGCCGATCTGCAGCCCCACGCGGTAGTCGGCGCGCAGCGCGACCACCAGCGCATCGGGGACCAGCGCGGCCTCGAAGCCGCCGCCGAGCGAGAGGTACTGGTGCTCGACCGGCGGGATGATCGCGTCGAGATCGATGAGCTGCAGCGTCGTGGGGTCGAGCGTGAAGCTCGACACGCCCCACAGCACCTCGAGCATCAGCTGGAAGTCGCCGCGTCGCTCGCCGAAG is a window encoding:
- a CDS encoding cytochrome P450 encodes the protein MDARPYESMPTLPGALPLLGHWPEIIHDVFGFLERAAERADVVGVRFVHQRAVITHDPAMIQHVLQQSPRLYTKSRNYAGMKKVVGEGLLTSEGEFWKRQRKLAQPAFHHAKLRGITRTMVSATEDMLARWRTWEDGQPFDLHEEMMRVTLRIAGLSLFGADLDGDAREIGSALGVILPWVNGIIQDPFRPPLWVPTRENRALREALATLDRLVYRIVEERRRNDPEHTRDDLLSMLMGAVDEGGGRMTDRQLRDEILTAVLAGHETTANALAWTGMLLARHPDVGARVEREASAVLGDRSPSVDDLTKLELCDRVVSESLRLYPPAWEFEREAIADDVAAGWRIPKGTVVMIAPWTLHRSPRFWDDPARFDPDRFLPERSVGRPRYVYLPFGDGPRVCIGKAFAMMEAKLLLAMMAREVRFELEPGAHVRPEPSVTLRARGGVPMRFRRVASAARFLDQTTSA
- the alaS gene encoding alanine--tRNA ligase; the encoded protein is MKTSREIREAFLRHFEERGHTRLPSGPLVPPNDPTLYFANAGMVQFKDVFTGKDQRPYKRATTSQKCMRVKGKHNDLDNVGVTARHHTFFEMLGNFSFGDYFKRDAIKWAWEFVVGTCALPKEKLVVTVFEGEPGLPADDEAAQIWAEVTGFGPERIIRLGKADNFWSMGETGPCGPCTEIHFWMGAGEPDLAKFGQEPGEDGAGWVEIWNNVFMQFERFEDGTLTPLPAQSVDTGMGLERITAAVQGVVSNYDTDLLRPLVELASQISGKPYGGTMSRDDVAMRVIADHARATAFCIAEGVFPDKAGRESVLRSIMRRAIRFGHMLGIERLFLHEVALRVVDLMGEQYPELRERRDAIADVTQNEERGFRQTLKRGLELLHEETDGKATLGGAAAFRLHDTFGFPLDLQQQIGREQGFTVDEDGYKAEREEARDRSRGGGGPIRSGEGVAAVHYAIAQRVGATQFTGYERERDTSTITALVAGGAEVQVLREGDEGEIVTKSTPFYGESGGQVGDRGVIRAGDATFEVRDTQKPVEGLFVHQGKLTKGTLEVGAKVELEVDHTRRSATRRNHSATHLLHYALRTVLGPAALQKGSLVSPDRLRFDYSGSRPLTLDEVQRIEDLVNEKVLLNAPIETEVLPMAEAKAKGAIGIFEEKYGEVVRMLRMTSDSIELCGGTHASRTGDIGLFKIVSEGGVAAGVRRIEAVTGRGALTWARGLERDLGETAALLKGTPSQAKEKVEKLLATQKELQREIERLQHKLVSGGAGGGDLTAQAREQAGVKVLGATVDLGDAKALRELADQLRDKLAPAVVLLGSATKDGKAILACSVSKDVTSRFKAGDIVKDAAAVVGGGGGGRPDFAQAGGTDPSKLGDAVQRVYALVV
- a CDS encoding serine/threonine-protein kinase gives rise to the protein MGRIVRRKWRLDALLGMGGMAAVYAATHRNGHRVALKLLHPWLLAWPDARERFLRESYVANSIAHPGVVPVADDDEAEDGAPFLVMELLHGESLEDRIARLGPMSFSEALLVANDLLDVLAAAHAASVVHRDVKPDNVFLERAQPRGRLRLLDFGIARLREIAGEGAETRQGVLLGTPAYMSPEQALGQWNRVDARTDLWAVGATLFAMISGRPPRRGDDVRALIAASQEPLPDLRDLVPDVPEPLAKLVAKATAYDRDARFADAVRMREAVDRCRREISVTDTAISLGRLAQTIGGAPKPAAPPDTQEFERADLALSSSTPFDDEDPTHFEPIAEALAVLRAPVGEDDPTAFLTRGAVVQAMAESTRAEVERACAVSVALPQAAAPPPPSTSAPVPPPVRPTFELDARWVVAIVLALLAIAGVIGLVVSRLSR
- a CDS encoding TetR/AcrR family transcriptional regulator; protein product: MPVQARSRRRYDAILDAAATLFAEAGFEATTVEGIAERAETSIGSVYQFFPNKTALFDAVAERTLERSREAFDALFATVPDDVPWPTLIDGAVDAFAALHGSDPAFRAVVVNFALYPVYQERDDALTRAMIERLAQLLETRAPHLPERRPRLLATVIVQTFASTMFVSSRSAPSLRGAMREELKTLVRRYLEPELEPPPPARRRPLRRP